TACGCGTTTACGGCTTTGGGCTTGGTGTTTCTCACTGGCGTTGATTTGGAGGCGTTGTTGTTGTGGCTTGAGCAGCATAAACTATCGCCGAATTTTGTCTATGGATTATTAGTGGTCATCCATGCCCTGCCGCAAATCATGCGGGAAGTGGCTGATCTTCGGGAAGCGAGTCTGCTGCGCGGTCAGAAACTGCGTCCTTGGTCACCGCTGATTTACGTCAAGGTCATCTTCGTTGCGATGGCTTGGCAGGATCAGTATGTGACCGCCATGTATGCGCATGGCTACACAGAAGGCGGTTCGCGAACGGCTCAACGGCAATTGATCAGTTCCCGCCGCGGTTTGTTGATGGCAGGCGCAGTGTTCGTGATGGTGAATCTTATTGGCCATTAACGTCATAAAAAACTTGATTCTAGTAAAAATACTGTTTTTAGGCTTTGAATATGGTCAAGATAGACAGAATTAAAGGAGCAAACGATGATGAAATTTTCTGAAAAAGCTCGGCAGCAAGTTGTTCCGTACTGGGAAGGCAGCTTCACTCACCCATTTATTACGGAGCTACAAGCTGGCACCCTTGATCCGGCGATTTTCCGCTTTTATCTGATTCAGGATGCTTATTATCTGCAACATTTTACACATTTATATACGCTGATTGCCGCACAGACGCAGGAGCCGGAATTGAAAGCTTATGCGCTGCAGTCGGCTGAAGGTTTGGCCCAAGGTGAAATTGCGATACGCCACGATTTTTTCGCCGAATTGAACATCTCAACAACTGAGCTGGCGGCCACCACGATTGCGCCGACCACGTATCACTATGTTTCCCACATGTACCGACAATTGGTTGAAGGCACGCCGCATGTGGCGATTGCGGGGATGCTGCCATGTCCATGGTTGTATCAGGAGGTGGCACAGCAGTTGAAGCAACGAAAATCACCCGTGCCGATTTATCAGCGCTGGATTGACACTTATAGCGGTGCGGATAACGCGGACGATCAGCGAGCGGCGATTGCGTTGATTGATCGGTTGTACGACCAAAGCATGCCGACTGAGCAGCAACAAATGCTGGCTGCGTTTCGGATCAGCAGTCAAATGGAATACAGCTTTTGGGAGATGGCGTATCACTTAGAAGCGTGGCCGAAAGGAGCAAAGGTTGATGACACAAAGCAGCGTTAAGAAACTGGCGATATTAGCGATGATGATTGCCTTAGATGTGGTGCTTTCACCCTTATTTCGCGTTGAAGGGATGGCACCTATGTCCAGCGTGGTCAATGTCGTGGCAGCTGCCATGATGGGACCGCTATATGCCACCATCATGGCCTTTGGTTGTGCTCTGATTCGCATGGCATTATTGGGGATTCCACCGCTGGCATTGACCGGTGCAATATTCGGGGCGCTCTTAGCTGGCCTCGGCTATCGTTTTGGCAAACACAATTGGTGGGCCGCCGCTGGGGAGATTCTTGGCACTGGTTTGATCGGATCCATGCTGTCTTATCCCGTGATGGTTTGGTTCACCGGCAGCGCGCAATCGCTCTACTGGTTCGTTTACACCCCACGTTTTTTTGGTGGATCGATCTCAGGGTCGTTAATCGGCTTGTTTGTCCTATATGAACTTGATCACATTGGCATCACCAAGCGTATTCAAAAAATTTTCTAGGAGGCTTTTTCCATGTCAAAAGCAATCACTGACGTTTTTTACACCGCGTTCAAAACCGCCCTGCCATTA
This genomic window from Lacticaseibacillus paracasei subsp. paracasei contains:
- a CDS encoding energy-coupling factor transporter transmembrane component T: MAQKKTDALNLSLLILALTLEISVSHAVKLNVALIVLALGFLGWRRAFRSLIVLLLLPLIPAASSYWAITLHGTDTSYALLLFVRTYAFTALGLVFLTGVDLEALLLWLEQHKLSPNFVYGLLVVIHALPQIMREVADLREASLLRGQKLRPWSPLIYVKVIFVAMAWQDQYVTAMYAHGYTEGGSRTAQRQLISSRRGLLMAGAVFVMVNLIGH
- the tenA gene encoding thiaminase II → MKFSEKARQQVVPYWEGSFTHPFITELQAGTLDPAIFRFYLIQDAYYLQHFTHLYTLIAAQTQEPELKAYALQSAEGLAQGEIAIRHDFFAELNISTTELAATTIAPTTYHYVSHMYRQLVEGTPHVAIAGMLPCPWLYQEVAQQLKQRKSPVPIYQRWIDTYSGADNADDQRAAIALIDRLYDQSMPTEQQQMLAAFRISSQMEYSFWEMAYHLEAWPKGAKVDDTKQR
- the thiW gene encoding energy coupling factor transporter S component ThiW; the protein is MTQSSVKKLAILAMMIALDVVLSPLFRVEGMAPMSSVVNVVAAAMMGPLYATIMAFGCALIRMALLGIPPLALTGAIFGALLAGLGYRFGKHNWWAAAGEILGTGLIGSMLSYPVMVWFTGSAQSLYWFVYTPRFFGGSISGSLIGLFVLYELDHIGITKRIQKIF